In Candidatus Eisenbacteria bacterium, the following are encoded in one genomic region:
- a CDS encoding transposase codes for MPRPYTLYTLQERSTILAVAVAEALTAKAVHARFGVNPHTYYAWRRKAGLRGRRGRRPRESGKNGVDPRRQWARVA; via the coding sequence ATGCCACGTCCGTACACGCTGTACACGTTGCAGGAGCGATCGACCATCCTGGCTGTCGCGGTCGCCGAGGCGCTGACGGCGAAGGCAGTCCATGCCCGCTTCGGCGTCAACCCGCACACGTACTACGCTTGGCGTCGCAAGGCTGGATTGCGCGGTCGTCGTGGTCGTCGCCCTCGGGAGAGCGGCAAGAATGGCGTCGATCCTCGTCGGCAGTGGGCCCGAGTGGCATAG